In the genome of Telluria mixta, the window TCTTGGCCGGCGCGTTGTCCGACCGGCCGCCGACTTCCGGCAGTTTCAGGAACCAGAACACGACGGCGATGGCGAGGATGACGAGCCCCAGCATCATGTACGGCCCCTTCACGCTGGCCGCTTCCGCCGCCAGCGCCGCCTGGCGCGCCGCTTCCGGCATCGCGGCGAGCTGCGCGTCGTCGGCGCCGTGCACGAGGATCAGGCGCGCGCCGATGATCGGCGCCAGGGTGGCGGCCAGGCCGTTGAACGACTGGGCCAGGTTGATGCGCTGGGCCGCGCGGTCCGGCCGGCCCAGCAGCGTCACATACGGATTGGCCGCCGTTTCCAGGATCGTCAGGCCGCACGCGATGGTGAACAGCGCGGCCAGGAACACCACGTACTGCTGCGTGTTCGCGGCCGGGATGAACATCATAGAGCCGGTCGCGAACAGCAGCAGGCCGCAGATGATCGCCGCCTTGTACCCTGCCCGGCGGATCAGCAGGCCCGCCGGCAGCGCCATCACGAAGTAGGCGATGAACACGGCCGAATCCACCAGCGCCGACTGCAGCACCGTCAGGCTGAACGAACGCCGCAGGTGCGGGATCAGGATCGGGTCGAGATTGTGGACGAACCCCCACATGAAAAACAGTGTGGTGATCATCACGAGGGAAAACCGGTACTGCCGCGTCGAGGGGTCCGTCATGTCTGCAAAGTCTCCGTGCTGGCGCTCGTGCGCCTTTTTTGATGAGAAACGATCAGCCGTCGATCAGTGCCTCGTTCCAGGCGTGGACGGTCTGTTCCTGCTCGCCCAGCCCTTCGATGCCGAGGCGCATGCGGTCGCCCGGTTCCAGGTAGACCGGATCCGGCTTCTGGCCGAGGCCCACGCCCGGCGGGGTGCCGGTGCTGATCACGTCGCCCGGCTGCAGCGTCATGAAACGGCTGATGTAGCTGACCAGGTGCGCGACGGTGAACACCATCGTGCGGGTGTTGCCCGTCTGGTAGCGTTTGCCGTTCACTTCCAGCCACATGTCCAGGTTCTGCGGATCCGGCACTTCGTCGGTCGTCACGAGCCACGGACCGACGGGGCCGAACGTGTCGCAGCCCTTGCCCTTGTCCCACTGGCCGCCCCGCTCCAGCTGGTATTCGCGCTCGGACAGGTCGTTCACGACGCAATAGCCGGCCACGTAATCGAGGGCGCTGGCTTCGTCGACGTAGCGCGCGCGCTTGCCGATGACGACGCCGAGCTCCACTTCCCAGTCGCTCTTGACCGAACCGCGCGGCAGCACGACGGCGTCGTTGCAGCCGATGATCGAACTGGTCGCCTTCGTGAACAACACCGGCTCGGCGGGAACGGCCATGCCCGATTCGGCCGCGTGGTCCGAGTAGTTCAGGCCCACGCAAATCAGCTTACCGATGTCGGCGACGACGGGTGCGTAGCGGACCGGCTGCTCCACGACGGGCAGGCGGCTCGGGTCGACGTCGGACAGGCGCGCGATCGCGCCGGCGGCCAGCTGGGCCGAGGTCAGGTCGGGCAGCACGCCGGACAGGTCGCGGATCACGCCGTCGGCGTCCATCAGGCCAGGTTTCTCGGCGCCCTTCGGGCCGAATCGCAGCAGTTTCATGGTATTCCTTTGGTACGGTGATATGAAAAGATCAAGCGGAAGATCAAGTCGACGGCACTGGCGCGGCCGGGTCCAGCAGGCCCGCATCCTTGAGCGCGGTCCACAGGCCCGCCGGCAGCGGCTGGGAAAACCAGTGCGCGTTGCGGCGCAGCTGGTCGATGTTCTGGGCGCCGGGGATGCACGACACGACGGCCGGATGCGCCATCGGGAATTGCAGCGCGGCGGCCTGCAAAGGCGCGTCGAAGTCGCGGCAGACGGCGGCAATGGCGCGCACCCGCTCGACGACGGCCGCCGGGGCCTCCTCGTAATTGAATTTGTTCGTGCCCGCCAGGATGCCGGAGTTGAACGGGCCGCCGATCACGACGTCCGTCCCGTCGCGCGCGCAACGGTCCATCAGCGGGCCCAGGGAAGCCTGCTCCAGCAGGGTGTAGCGCCCGGCCAGCAGCACGCAGTCGAGCGCGCACACGTCCAGCGCGTCGGCGATCACTTCCCACTCGTTGACGCCGAGGCCGAATCCCTTGATCGCACCTTCGTCGCGCAACTGCTCGAGCGCGCGGAAGCCGCCGCCGTCGCCCAGCTGCTTCCAGTAGTGCGCATGGCGGTCGCCGTGGGTGACGCGGCCGATGTCGTGCACGTACAGCATGTCCACGCGGTCCAGGCCGAGGCGCTGCAGGCTGTCCTCGTACGAGCGCATGACGCCGTCGTACGTGTAGTCGTAATGGGGCCGGAACGGCAGCGGCGCCGCCCACCCGCATTCGCCCGGGCGCACGGCCGGATCGGGCCACATCAGGCGGCCGACCTTGGTGCTGATCATGTAGTCGCCGCGCGGCCGCGCGCGCAGCGCGGCGCCGAGGCGGTGTTCGGACAGGGTAAAACCGTAGTATGGCGCGGTGTCGAAATAGCGGATGCCGAGGTCCCAGGCGGCGTCGACGAGCGCGTACGCGTCCGCTTCCGTCATCGGGTCGTACAGGCCGCCCAGTTGCGCGCAGCCGAGGCCCAGTCTGGAGACGTTCATGTCACGCCACCTTCAACGGCAGGCAGCGCGGCCCGATCGGCTCGAACTGCTTGTACGTGAGGATGAATTCCTGGTGGCCCAGGTCTTCCGATTTCGTGCACTCGCCGTTCGCCACGCGGGCGACGAGGCCGACGATTTCGTCGCCGACTTCCTCGATGCTCGCATGGCCCGTCAGGATGCGGCCCGCGTTGACGTCCATGTCGTCCGCCAGGCGTTCATACGTCGCCGGGTTCGCGCACACCTTGATGACGGGAGAAATGGCCGAGCCGACCACGGACCCGCGGCCCGTCGTGAACAGGGTCACGTGCGCGCCACACGCGATCAGTTCCACGATCTCGGCATTGTCGGAGATGTTCGGGAAACCGAAGCGCGGCTCGCCGTCCGGCACCACGTCCAGCAGGTACAGGCCGCCGGTGGGCGGCTGGTCGCCCGGCTTGATGATGCCGCTGATCGGCGACGCGCCGCTTTTCGCGTATGCGCCCAGCGATTTTTCTTCCAGCGTCGTCAGGCCGCCGTCCGCATTGCCCGGCGCGAAACTGCCGTGGCCCATGATCGTGTAGTAGCGCGACGCCTTCTCGACCGTCTTGACGATCTCGTCGCCCAGTTCCGGCGTGACGGCGCGGCGCTTCATGTGGAATTCGCAGCCGACCAGTTCACCGGTCTCCTCGAACACGCAGGCGCTGCCCGCCGCGATCAGGCGGTCGAACGCCGCGCCGACGGCCGGATTGGCCGTGATGCCGCTCGTGCTGTCGGAACCGCCGCAGATCGTCGCCACGACCAGTTCGTCGAGGCGCATCGGCACGCGCTCCTGGCGCGCCAGGTCCTCGACGGCCCACTGCACCCATTCGACGCCGCTCTTCACGCCGGAACGCGTGCCGCCGACGTCCTGGATCGTGACCGTGTGGACGGGCCGTCCGCTGTCGGCCACGGCTTGCGCCACGCCGTTCTTGTCGAAGCTCTCGCAGCCGAGCGACACGAGCAGCGCCGCGCCCACGTTCGGGTGCGTGAGCACGCGGCGCATGATCGTGTCGGCGTATTCGTTGGGGTAGCAGCCCGGGAAGCCGATCAGGTGCACGGGCTGGCCGGGGAAGGCATTCACGATCAGTCGCGCGACGTGGTGCGCGCATTCGACGAGATAGGCGACGACGACGACGTTGCGGATGCCCTTGCGCCCGTCCGCGCGCGGATAGCCGGCCAGGTCGGCCAGGGCGATGTCGGTGGAGGTGGTCATGGTGCTTTGTTTCCGATGAAATGGTGGCCGTCTTCATCCAGCGTGAAGGTCGGGATGTAGTCGCTTTCGAGGTTATGCGTGTGGATGTGCGCGCCGATGGCGACGGGCACCGTGGCCGTGCCGATGATGGCGCCGTAGCGCAGGACCTTGTCGCCGGGGGCCAGGTCGTGCCGTGCGACCTTGTGGCCCAGGCGGACGTCGCCGGGGAGCGCCACCTCGCGGCCGTCGATGACGACCGTGGCGCCGGCCTTGAGGTCGACGCGCGCGATGAGGCAGTTATCCTCGCGCGACATGAGCAGCAGGCTGCCCGCCTGCGCTGGGGTGGTGCTGGACATGACGATCCTTTACGGCTGACTTGAACGATGACGCGTCAATTGTATTCTATAAATTCAAAACATACGACTGTTTGCCATGGTGCGCCGCAACATCGCGAGGTTGGGCTTCTTCTAGGCTTCCGCCGCTGCCCGGGCCAGCGCCACGAACGCATCCACGAGCGGGCCGCCGCCCTCGGCGTGGCGCGCGAGCAGCATCGCGGTGGTGGCATCCGGGTCGGCGAGCGGCCGGTAGACGACGCCGTCCATGTGGATGCCTTCGAATGAGCTGGGCAGCACGGAGATGCCGCAACCGGCGGCGACGAGGCCGATGATCGTCGACGGCTCGCCCGCCTCCATCGCGATCTGCGGCACGAAGCCGGCAGCGCGGCACAGGTCGAAGATCTGGTGGTAGATGCCCGTGCCCGTCTTTTCGGGGAAGACGACGAACGCCTGGTCGGCCAGCTCCTTCACCGCGATCTTCTTTTGCCGCGCCAGCGGCGAGTCGGCAGGCAGCACGAGCCGCAGCGGATCCTGGCGCAGCATCGTCAGCGCCACCGTGCGCGGCAGCGGCATGGGCCCCGGCCGCACGAAGCCCACGTCCAGTTCGCGCGCCTCGATCTTCGCCAGCTGCGGCTGCGTGGGGATTTCGTGGAACGTCAGCCGCACGCCCGGATACTGCTGGCGGTAGCGCCGCACGACCCGGGCGAACAGCGGCGTGAACGGCGTGGAAAACGTGAACCCGACGCGCAGCTCGCCCGTTTCGCCCAGGTGGGCGCGGCGCGCCGTCTCCTTGGCCTGCTCGCCCAGCGCCAGCATGCGCCGCGCGTCGGCGAGGAACACCCGCCCCGCTTCCGTCAGCAGCACGCGCCGCTTGTTGCGCTCGAACAGCCGGGCGCCGATCTCGTGTTCCAGCGCCTGGATCTGCTGGCTCAGTGGCGGCTGGCCGATGTGCAGCCGCTCGGCGGCGCGCGTAAAGCTCAGCTCCTCCGCCACGGCCACGAAGTAACGCAGGTGCCTGAGTTCCATCTTATATTTTTAAACGATAAGTAACGCCACAAATATATATTGGACGGTCGTATCCGGCAATCCTAGGATGGGGCCATGACGAATCGTACCAACCGCGCCCTGTTCTTCGGCGGCTTTTCCTGCTTCGCCCTGCTGTATTGCGTGCAGCCGCTGATGCCCCTGCTGGCGCACGATTTCGGGCTCACGCCCGCGCAGAGCAGCCTGTCGCTGTCGCTCTCGACAGGTGCGCTGGCCGTGTCGCTGCTGTTCTCGTCCGTCCTGTCCGACCGGCTGGGCCGCAAGACGATGATGGTTGTCGCGCTGGTCGTCGCCGCGCTGATGACGCTGCTGGCCGCGGGCGCCCGTACGTACCCGCAGCTGCTGGCGGCGCGCACGCTGCTGGGCCTCGCGCTGGGCGGCATGCCCGCCGTCGCGATGGCCTATCTGAGCGAGGAGATCGAGCCGGCGTCGCTCGGCGTGTCGATGGGCCTGTACATCAGCGGCAATGCATTCGGCGGCATGGTCGGCCGCGTGCTGGCGGCCGTGCTGTCCGACTTCGTGTCGTGGCGCGCCGCGTTCGCCGTGATGGGCGTCGCGGGCCTGCTGGCGGCCTGGGAATTCTGGCGCAGCCTGCCGGTGTCGCGCAACTTCCGGCCGTCGTCGGGCGGCGTGCCGGCGCTGCTGCACGGCCTGCGCGGCCATTTCGGCGACGGCGGCCTGCCCTGGCTGTTCGCCCTGTCGTTCCTGCTGATGGGCTGTTTCGTGAGCGCCTATAACGTGATCGGCTTCCGGCTGCTGAGCGCACCGTTCGGGCTGCGCCAGAGCGTGGTGGGCGGCATCTCCCTGCTGTATTTGCTGGGCATCTTCAGTTCCGTGTGGGCCGGCCGCCGCGCCGACCGCCTGGGCCGGCGCCACGTGCTGTGGACAGTGATGGGCACGATGCTCGCGGGCCTGCTGCTGACCCTCGCCCACAACGTCGCCGTCATCGTGGCCGGCATGGCGGTCTTCACGTTCGGCTTCTTCGCGTCGCATTCGATCGCCAGCAGCTGGGTGGGCCGGCGCGCCCGCACGCAGCAGGCGCTTGCCTCCGCGCTGTACCTGTGCTTTTATTATCTCGGCTCGAGCGTCGTCGGCTGGCTGTGCGGCGTGTTGTGGGAACACGGCGGCTGGGGCGGTGTCGTGGCGCTGCTGGGCGTATTGCTCGGCGCCGCCCTGCTGATCGCGCTGCGCCTGCGCCGGCTGGAACCCGTGGGGCAGGCGCTGGCGCCCGCTTGACCATGCCGTGCGCCGCGGGACGCAACCCGGTGCGGAAAATACACCAATGCGCGGCGTCGTCCGGTGCGATAGTGGCAACGCTTTCGACCATCCTGGAGACACCATGCAGCTCTACCACATGCGCGGCGCCTGTTCGCTGGCCGACCTGATCGTTCTCGGCTGGCTCGGCGTGCCGCACGAGATCGTGCCGATGACGCTCGACTCGATCAAGTCGCCGGACTACCTGGCGCTCAATCCGGGCGGGAACGTGCCGCTGCTCGTGCACGACGCTTTCGCCCTGACGGAAAACGTCGCCATCCTCGGCTACCTGGCCGACCTCCACCCGCACGCGCAACTGGCGGGCGACGGCACGCCGCGCGGCCGGGCCGAGGTCATGCGCTGGCTGGCCTTCCTCAACTCCGACGTCCACAAGGCCTTCAAGCCCCTGTTCGCGCCGGCGCGCTTCCTCGACGAACGCGACCTGGACGAAGCGCTGGCAATCAACGCGTGCCGCCATGTCCGGACCTACCTCGAACGGCTCGACGGCGAGCTCGCTGACCGCGACTGGCTCGCGGGACACCGCTCGATCGCCGATCCCTACCTGTACGTCGTGCTGCGCTGGGCGCACGCGAAAGGCGTCGACATGGCGGGCCTGGATGCGCTGGCGGCGTTCCACGAGCGCATGTCGCTCGACCCGGCCGTCCGCCAGGCGCTGCGCGCCGAGGAAGACTGACGCCGGAGGAGAGAACCGTGCATATCGGCAGATCCTACGGACTGTTCGAGTTCCTGCACTGGACCCGGCGCCGGATCTACCCGCTCGCGGCCGTCGCCGGCGCGGTGGTGGCGCTGCACCAGCTGGGCGGCTGGCACGGGTTGTCCGTGCCGTGGCCCGTGCTCGCGCTGCTGGGCACGGCCGCGTCGTTCATCGTCGGGTTCAAGAACTCGCAAAGCTACGGCCGCACAGTCGAAGCGCAACAGATCTGGTCGTCGATCACGGCGGCCAGCCGCTACTGGGGCCTGCTCTGCCGCGACTTTCCCACCGACGAGCATGCCGTCCACGACCTCGTCGCCAGGCACCTGGCCTGGCTGACCGCCGTCCGTTACCAGCTGCGCGCGCCCCGCGTCTGGGAAGCGGCCGCGTCCGCGCAGAATGCCGAGTACCAGGAACGTACGTTCGTCGTGGCGGAACACAGCGTGCCGCTCGGGACCGAACTTGCCCGATACCTGCCGCCGGACGCCGTCGCGCAACTGCTGGCCGGCGACGACATTCCGGGGGCGCTGATATCCACGCAAAGTCGCGCCATCCGCGACCTGTTCCGCAAGCAGGCGCTGCAGATGCTGCAATACGCGGAGATGCAGAAAACGCTGAAGGACCTGATCGACCAGCATGCGCGCGCCCAGCGCATCAAGAATTTTCCGTATCCCCGCCAGTACGCGATCGTCAATTCGCTGTTCGTCTGGCTGTTCGCGCTGCTGCTTCCGGTAGGCACGGTCGGGAAATTCGCGCGCCTTGGCGCGCAGGCCGCATGGCTCGCCATCCCCTTCAGCGTGCTGATCGGCTGGATGTACCTGGCGCTCGACCAGGTCGGCGAAAGCACGGAGAATCCGTTCGAAGGCAGTGCCAACGACGTCCCGATCACGTACCTGGCGCGGTCGATCGAGCACGAACTGAGTGCGCTGCATGGCCTGGCACACGACCGGACGTCGCCACCGCCGGGTGGCCACATCCTGCTCTAGCCGGTATCGGCACGCAACATGGCTTATCATGATGCACCGGCCACGCAGGCCCCATTCCGAGCATCCTATTCGCCATTCGCCGTTCGACATGCACGAGTTTTACAACCGCACCCTGATCGTTTTCCTGTGCATGCTGGCCGCAAGTGTTTTACTGGTGTTGTTCTGCATCGATCGCGCCCATGTATCGACACCCCTGCAGGAATTGGGCGATCGCGACATCTCATGGCACGTCCAGCCCGATGCCGATGTGGGCGAACGTGGCAGATCCGTCATGGAGATTCGCGAAACGAGTCCGACGCTGCGTCTCGCATTCACGGTATCGCCGCTGACGCCACATCCGCATGCCGCGGTCGATATGCTGTTCGACGATGGAAACGGCAAACAGGTATGGCACGACCTGACGAAATATGCGACGGCGTCATTCATCGTGAAATGCGTGCCGGCCAATACTCTGACGCTGACGATTCCGACATTCGATCCGACGACGTCCCGGCGCGACGATATGGTGAGTTATCGGATCATGTCGGCATTCTTCAAATGCAATGAAAAACCGTCCCGGGTCGTGATCGATCTCACGCGCATGGAAACCCAGCAATGGTGGTTCGACAGGTTTAAAACGGATTTATCGAGCCATCATTACCGGCTCGACCAGGTGCCGAAATTCGCGTTCGGGAGCACTCTTCAAAGTCCGATGGATACGCATTCCGAAGTCGACATTCGTGAACTCGAGCTGAATGGCCGCGATTATCGTTATCCGGTCGTTACCGCGCTTGTTCTCGTTGTCGGTTGGGCGATATTCGGGGTGTGGTTTTTCCGCGCCCACACCCGGGCCCTCGTCGCGCACCTCAATTCCCGGATGCAGAGGGATTTGCCGCTGATCGCTTATCAGCAATTATCGATGGAACCGCATCGCGACAAGGAAAAAGCGGCCATTTTGCGGCATATGGCGTTGCATTATACGGATCCGGACCTCGATGTCGAATCGATGGCCAGGGAAGTCGGTGTAACGCGCGGAAAGATCAACGACGTATTGAAGAGCGAATTCGGCTTCACGTTCAGCGGTTATCTGAACAAATTGCGCCTGACGGAAGCGGCGCGGCTGCTGTCCGAAAAAGAATCCGCCACCGTCGCGGAAATCGCCTATTCGGTCGGGTACAGCAACGTTTCCTACTTCAACAAGCTGTTCAAGGAAGAGTACGGCTCCACACCGAAGGCGTTCCGGGCCGTGACGCGCGCCTAGCAGGGGCCTCGTTCTAACACTTTTGGCGGAAAACCTTCAACTTCCGCCGTTGTTGAAGGTTTTCCCGAGGCGGCGTTAATGCCGACCTCCCGGCCGGCCTAGCATGTTGCCCGAGACAAATCGCCGCGGCGGCTCGCGGCGATACGACAACCACGGTCAGGCACATGACATCCAAAACCATCGCCACGGCGCTGTTCTGCGCCCTTTCCCTCTTCACGATCCACAGCCAGGCCCAGCAACGCCATATCGACGTCGACGTCAATCGGGTGCAGGGGCCATTGAATAAAACGTTCAACATGGCGGTCGGCGCCGGGCGCGCCAACGAAGGCCTGCGCGCCGACTGGCAGCAACAATTGGCCGACATTAAACGCGATGCCGGCTTCCGGTATATCCGCATGCACGGACTGCTCAGCGACGACATGGGTGTGTACCGCGTCGATGCCCGCGGCAATGAGCTCTATAATTTCCAGTATATCGATGCGCTCTACGATTACCTGCTGAGTATCGGCATCAAACCATTCGTCGAATTGGGATTCATGCCGGCGGCAATGGCCAGCGGCGATAAAACGATTTTCTGGTGGCGCGGCAATGTCACGCCGCCGCGCAGTTATGAAAAGTGGGGAAAACTCGTCAAAGCGCTGACCGACCACTGGACCGAACGCTACGGTGCCGATGAAGTCGCGACCTGGTATTTCGAAGTCTGGAACGAGCCGAATCTCGACGGATTCTGGGCCGGTACGCAGCAGGAGTATTTCAAGCTCTACACTGCGGCGGCGCAGGCGATCAAGAGCGTGAATCCGAAATACAAGGTCGGCGGACCGGCGACCGCGGGCGCTGCCTGGATTCCGGAAATGATCGATTATTGCCATCGCAACGGCGTGCCGCTCGATTTCGTCAGCACCCATACGTACGGCGTCAACCAGGGTTATCTCGACGAATATGGAACGACCGGGACGGTACTCAGTCCGGACCATGGCGCGATCAGCAACGACGTCGAAAAGAATCGAAAGGAAATCGCGGCCTCGGCCATGCCGAATCTCGAATTGCATTACACGGAATGGAGCTCGTCCTATACGCCGGCGGATCCGACCCACGACAGCTACCACCAGGCCGCCTATATTCTCCAGAAACTGAAACAGGTCGGCAATACCGCGCAATCGATGTCGTACTGGGTATTCACCGACATTTTCGAAGAACCGGGTCCGCGTTTCGAAGCCTTCCACGGTGGATTCGGGCTGATGAACACGCAGGGCATCAAGAAGCCCGCATATTTCGCCTATCAGTTCCTGAACCGTCTCGCGCCGCATGAACTGGACAATGCGGACAAGCAGTCCATCGCGACGACGGACGGCAAGGGCAATGTCCAGGTCCTGCTTTGGGATTACACGTACACGCTGCCGCCGAAGACGAACAACCAGCAATATTTCATCCGCGACCTGCCGGCCCAGGGCAAGGGCCAGGTCGAGGTCGACCTGAAGGGCCTGAAGCCCGGCAGCTATACCCTCGCCACCTCGCAGGTGGGCTACCGGCAGAACGACGCGTTCACGGCCTACGTCGGCATGGGCTCGCCCAGGCAGCTCACGATCCGGCAGGTCAAGGACCTGAAGGCGGCCGCCACCGGCAAACCGTCGCAGCAAAAGCGGATGCGCGTCGGCGCGGATGGCCGGCTGCACCTGTCGCTGCCGCTGCGCGAGAACGACGTCTACCTGCTCGAACTGAACCGCAACCGCTGATCAACCACCACCGCAAGACCATGACTTCCTCATCACGCCGCAACGCTTTCAAAACCCTGCTGGCCGGCGCTGGCGCCGCATCGCTTCCCATTGCCCTGCCCGCGCACGCCGCCGCATCCAAAGTCGCCCATCCAGGCTGGGGCCGCGGCATCGAAGGCCAGCGCAAGGCCGACCGCGGCGACGGCACGTACGTCAACCCGATCATCGCGGGCGACCACCCGGATCCGACGATCCTCAAGGACGGCAAGGACTATTACATGACCTTTTCGTCCTTCTTCTCCTACCCGGGCATCGTGATCTGGCATTCGACGGATCTCGTGAACTGGGCGCCCGTCGGCCCTGCACTGAAAAAGCCGCTGGGCACGATCTGGGCGCTCGACCTGTGCAAGCACAATGGCCGCTACTTCATCTACATCCCGGCCGCGCCGGACGGCAACGCGTGGTCGATCTACGCCATCTGGGCCGACCGCATCGAGGGGCCGTGGAGCGATCCGGTCGACCTGAAAATCTCCGGCTGCATCGACCCGGGCCACGTCGTCGGCGAGGACGGCAAGCGCTACCTGTTCGTCAACGGCATCCGCCGCATCCGCCTCACGGACGACGGCCTCGCGACCGACGGCACCGTCGAACAGGCGTATCAGCCATGGCGCTATCCGGAAGACTGGGTCACCGAGAACTTCGCGCCGGAAGGCCCGAAGCTGCTGCGCCACGGCGAGTATTTTTACCTGATCACGGCGGTGGGCGGCACGGCCGGTCCTGTGACCGGGCACATGGTGATCGCGGCCCGTTCGACATCGATTCACGGCCCGTGGGAACACTGCCCGCACAACCCGCTCGTGCGCACGACCAGCGCCCACGAGCCGTGGTGGTCGCGCGGGCACGCGTCGCTCGTCGAGGGACCGGCCGGCGACTGGTGGATGGTCTATCACGGCTACGAGAACGGCTACCGCACGCTGGGCCGCCAGACCCTGCTCGAGCCGATGGAATGGACGGCCGACGGCTGGTTCCGCGCCAAGGGCGGCGACCTCTCGAAGCCGATCAGGAAGCCGCGCGGCGGCAAGGCCGGCCCGAACGGGTTTGCCTTGTCCGACGATTTTTCGAAGGACCGTTTCGGTGTCCAGTGGTCGTTCCACGACCCGGCGCCGGACGAGATGACGCGCGTGCGCTTCGCGAACGGCGGTCTGGAAATCAAGGGCAAAGGATTGATGCCGGCCGACAGCACGCCGCTCACGTGCGGCGTCGGCGACCGGTCGTACGAAGCCGAGATCACGCTCGACCTGGTCGGCCCGGCCGAAGGCGGCCTGCTCCTGTACTACAACCCGAAGGCGTACGTCGGCGTCGGCTTCACGCCGGACACCGTCAAGACGTACCAGTACGCCGAGGAGCAGACGTGGGCGCGCCGCCCGCAAGCCATCTCCAGCGTGCGCGTGCGCATCACGAACGACGCGAACGTGGTGACCTTCCGTTACTCGTTCGACGGCGGCACGACATGGATCCTGCACGGCACGCGCATGGAAGTGTCGGGGATCCACCACAACGTGTTCGGCGGCTTCCTGAGCCTGAAAGTGGGCGTCTACGCCGCGGGTAAAGGGACCGTGCGCCTGCGCGATTTCCGCTACCGCGCGGTGG includes:
- the fucP gene encoding L-fucose:H+ symporter permease, translating into MTDPSTRQYRFSLVMITTLFFMWGFVHNLDPILIPHLRRSFSLTVLQSALVDSAVFIAYFVMALPAGLLIRRAGYKAAIICGLLLFATGSMMFIPAANTQQYVVFLAALFTIACGLTILETAANPYVTLLGRPDRAAQRINLAQSFNGLAATLAPIIGARLILVHGADDAQLAAMPEAARQAALAAEAASVKGPYMMLGLVILAIAVVFWFLKLPEVGGRSDNAPAKSSLGEALAVPSIRRGAIAQFFYVGAQVCVFSFFILYATRSAGVSPVTAADYLGWGCGMAFMVGRFVGTGLMRVVAPARLLWMYALACMALAAVAMVAQGVASLAAVIGIAFFMSIMFPTIFSLGLQGAGHHADMGSGLIIMAIVGGALLPLLFGYVSDVTHNVQYGYAVPLLCFVVIAWFARACLLQDSRDARTATASSMGVTKRV
- a CDS encoding fumarylacetoacetate hydrolase family protein translates to MKLLRFGPKGAEKPGLMDADGVIRDLSGVLPDLTSAQLAAGAIARLSDVDPSRLPVVEQPVRYAPVVADIGKLICVGLNYSDHAAESGMAVPAEPVLFTKATSSIIGCNDAVVLPRGSVKSDWEVELGVVIGKRARYVDEASALDYVAGYCVVNDLSEREYQLERGGQWDKGKGCDTFGPVGPWLVTTDEVPDPQNLDMWLEVNGKRYQTGNTRTMVFTVAHLVSYISRFMTLQPGDVISTGTPPGVGLGQKPDPVYLEPGDRMRLGIEGLGEQEQTVHAWNEALIDG
- a CDS encoding aldo/keto reductase, whose amino-acid sequence is MNVSRLGLGCAQLGGLYDPMTEADAYALVDAAWDLGIRYFDTAPYYGFTLSEHRLGAALRARPRGDYMISTKVGRLMWPDPAVRPGECGWAAPLPFRPHYDYTYDGVMRSYEDSLQRLGLDRVDMLYVHDIGRVTHGDRHAHYWKQLGDGGGFRALEQLRDEGAIKGFGLGVNEWEVIADALDVCALDCVLLAGRYTLLEQASLGPLMDRCARDGTDVVIGGPFNSGILAGTNKFNYEEAPAAVVERVRAIAAVCRDFDAPLQAAALQFPMAHPAVVSCIPGAQNIDQLRRNAHWFSQPLPAGLWTALKDAGLLDPAAPVPST
- a CDS encoding UxaA family hydrolase, which encodes MTTSTDIALADLAGYPRADGRKGIRNVVVVAYLVECAHHVARLIVNAFPGQPVHLIGFPGCYPNEYADTIMRRVLTHPNVGAALLVSLGCESFDKNGVAQAVADSGRPVHTVTIQDVGGTRSGVKSGVEWVQWAVEDLARQERVPMRLDELVVATICGGSDSTSGITANPAVGAAFDRLIAAGSACVFEETGELVGCEFHMKRRAVTPELGDEIVKTVEKASRYYTIMGHGSFAPGNADGGLTTLEEKSLGAYAKSGASPISGIIKPGDQPPTGGLYLLDVVPDGEPRFGFPNISDNAEIVELIACGAHVTLFTTGRGSVVGSAISPVIKVCANPATYERLADDMDVNAGRILTGHASIEEVGDEIVGLVARVANGECTKSEDLGHQEFILTYKQFEPIGPRCLPLKVA
- a CDS encoding UxaA family hydrolase, producing the protein MSSTTPAQAGSLLLMSREDNCLIARVDLKAGATVVIDGREVALPGDVRLGHKVARHDLAPGDKVLRYGAIIGTATVPVAIGAHIHTHNLESDYIPTFTLDEDGHHFIGNKAP
- a CDS encoding LysR substrate-binding domain-containing protein → MELRHLRYFVAVAEELSFTRAAERLHIGQPPLSQQIQALEHEIGARLFERNKRRVLLTEAGRVFLADARRMLALGEQAKETARRAHLGETGELRVGFTFSTPFTPLFARVVRRYRQQYPGVRLTFHEIPTQPQLAKIEARELDVGFVRPGPMPLPRTVALTMLRQDPLRLVLPADSPLARQKKIAVKELADQAFVVFPEKTGTGIYHQIFDLCRAAGFVPQIAMEAGEPSTIIGLVAAGCGISVLPSSFEGIHMDGVVYRPLADPDATTAMLLARHAEGGGPLVDAFVALARAAAEA
- a CDS encoding MFS transporter; the protein is MTNRTNRALFFGGFSCFALLYCVQPLMPLLAHDFGLTPAQSSLSLSLSTGALAVSLLFSSVLSDRLGRKTMMVVALVVAALMTLLAAGARTYPQLLAARTLLGLALGGMPAVAMAYLSEEIEPASLGVSMGLYISGNAFGGMVGRVLAAVLSDFVSWRAAFAVMGVAGLLAAWEFWRSLPVSRNFRPSSGGVPALLHGLRGHFGDGGLPWLFALSFLLMGCFVSAYNVIGFRLLSAPFGLRQSVVGGISLLYLLGIFSSVWAGRRADRLGRRHVLWTVMGTMLAGLLLTLAHNVAVIVAGMAVFTFGFFASHSIASSWVGRRARTQQALASALYLCFYYLGSSVVGWLCGVLWEHGGWGGVVALLGVLLGAALLIALRLRRLEPVGQALAPA
- a CDS encoding glutathione S-transferase family protein, with the protein product MQLYHMRGACSLADLIVLGWLGVPHEIVPMTLDSIKSPDYLALNPGGNVPLLVHDAFALTENVAILGYLADLHPHAQLAGDGTPRGRAEVMRWLAFLNSDVHKAFKPLFAPARFLDERDLDEALAINACRHVRTYLERLDGELADRDWLAGHRSIADPYLYVVLRWAHAKGVDMAGLDALAAFHERMSLDPAVRQALRAEED
- a CDS encoding bestrophin family protein, with amino-acid sequence MHIGRSYGLFEFLHWTRRRIYPLAAVAGAVVALHQLGGWHGLSVPWPVLALLGTAASFIVGFKNSQSYGRTVEAQQIWSSITAASRYWGLLCRDFPTDEHAVHDLVARHLAWLTAVRYQLRAPRVWEAAASAQNAEYQERTFVVAEHSVPLGTELARYLPPDAVAQLLAGDDIPGALISTQSRAIRDLFRKQALQMLQYAEMQKTLKDLIDQHARAQRIKNFPYPRQYAIVNSLFVWLFALLLPVGTVGKFARLGAQAAWLAIPFSVLIGWMYLALDQVGESTENPFEGSANDVPITYLARSIEHELSALHGLAHDRTSPPPGGHILL